A single Lolium perenne isolate Kyuss_39 chromosome 6, Kyuss_2.0, whole genome shotgun sequence DNA region contains:
- the LOC127310915 gene encoding wall-associated receptor kinase 3: MTTPSHSNLSQLPPMLLILLLAAAAGSDLIMFQTAAAEIALPGCPDKCGDVSIPYPFGMGKAGCFLPGFEVTCNTAVQPARAFLAYTPGDENATHHEKRIMGMAGATPVASDNITVELLPVELMDVSVGKAEARVYYGLSSYCRTSPVDRTIKSPIMVLEEKGPFLLSVTRNVLVGVGAWRVEVMFVSDLAMTDNMSDTFILYCLSDINGHVQYATNGSCGGRGCCEAVMPPDTVPQTRFAPLVNPQEDPDYRKEINPCSYAMLVEKSWYNFSTTDLSGYEGMSNKFSRGVPLVIDFAIRTGTCPAAGQQPPKGYACLSRNSYCGNATSGEGYICKCDEHYDGNPYVPNGCQDIDECKLHEKYNCSNGGTCKNRLNGYDCPCGPGMTNKGGKCTEIFPTVAKAVVGAVAGLLVLALLSFIIILRKERRKTKEFYRKNGGPTLEKAKMIKIYKKEDLKHILMSSNVIGKGGFGEVFKGFVDKVEVAVKKPITGNLLESEQFANEVIIQSQVIHRNIVRLLGCCLEVDTPMLVYEFISKGSMDDILHGEGNKEPLNLDVRLRIAAESAHGLAYMHSQAHIKILHGDVKPANILLDENFAPKISDFGISRLIARDKEHAATVIGDRTYMDPVYLQTGLLTEKSDVYSFGVLILELISRKRATYSDNNSLVSSFLDAHKKGEKATKLFDKDIASKENLEVLDNLTEIAVECLNLDVDQRPSMTEVAERLLILNRSRKL; the protein is encoded by the exons ATGACCACACCCTCGCACTCGAACCTTTCCCAGCTGCCGCCAATGCTCCTCATTCTCCTCCTTGCAGCAGCAGCTGGGTCTGACTTGATCATGTTCCAGACTGCCGCTGCTGAGATTGCGCTTCCGGGTTGCCCCGATAAGTGCGGTGACGTGAGCATCCCCTACCCCTTCGGCATGGGGAAGGCCGGTTGTTTCCTCCCAGGCTTCGAGGTCACCTGCAACACCGCCGTCCAGCCGGCTCGCGCCTTCCTCGCCTACACACCAGGAGATGAAAACGCAACACACCACGAGAAGAGGATCATGGGCATGGCGGGCGCCACTCCCGTGGCGTCCGACAACATCACAGTTGAGCTTTTGCCAGTGGAGCTGATGGATGTATCAGTCGGGAAGGCCGAGGCACGAGTGTACTACGGACTCAGTTCATACTGCCGCACCAGTCCAGTTGATCGCACCATAAAAAGCCCCATAATGGTTTTGGAGGAAAAGGGGCCGTTCCTCCTGTCGGTGACGCGCAATGTACTCGTTGGCGTGGGAGCGTGGCGAGTCGAAGTTATGTTTGTGAGCGACTTGGCCATGACCGATAACATGTCCGACACGTTCATTCTCTACTGCCTTTCAGATATCAATGGACACGTGCAGTATGCCACCAATGGGTCGTGCGGTGGGCGCGGCTGCTGCGAGGCTGTCATGCCCCCGGACACGGTCCCACAAACCAGGTTCGCCCCGCTGGTGAACCCTCAAGAAGACCCCGACTACCGGAAGGAAATCAACCCGTGCTCCTATGCCATGCTGGTGGAGAAATCATGGTACAACTTCTCTACCACAGACTTGTCTGGCTATGAGGGGATGTCCAACAAATTCTCCAGGGGTGTCCCCCTGGTGATCGACTTCGCCATCAGGACAGGTACGTGTCCGGCAGCAGGCCAGCAGCCACCCAAAGGCTATGCGTGCCTTAGCAGAAACAGCTACTGCGGCAACGCCACCAGCGGAGAAGGTTACATTTGCAAGTGTGACGAGCATTACGATGGAAACCCATATGTCCCCAACGGATGCCAAG ACATCGATGAGTGCAAGCTTCATGAGAAGTACAACTGCTCTAATGGTGGAACCTGCAAGAACAGGCTTAACGGCTATGACTGTCCATGCGGACCCGGAATGACCAACAAAGGAGGAAAATGCACGGAGATATTTCCCACAGTAGCAAAGGCAGTTGTGG GTGCGGTAGCTGGTCTCCTTGTTCTGGCCCTTCTATCATTCATTATCATTCTTCGCAAAGAGCGTCGGAAGACAAAAGAATTCTACCGTAAGAATGGTGGGCCAACATTAGAGAAGGCTAAAAtgataaagatttataaaaaagaGGATCTCAAGCATATTTTGATGAGCAGCAATGTAATTGGAAAAGGTGGTTTTGGTGAAGTTTTCAAGGGATTTGTTGATAAAGTAGAAGTTGCAGTAAAGAAACCAATAACCGGTAATTTGCTAGAGAGCGAGCAGTTTGCAAATGAAGTCATCATCCAGTCTCAAGTTATCCATAGGAACATTGTTAGGCTCTTAGGTTGTTGCCTAGAAGTGGACACCCCCATGCTAGTGTACGAGTTCATCTCCAAAGGTAGCATGGACGATATTCTTCATGGGGAGGGCAACAAGGAGCCTCTTAACTTGGACGTGCGTCTAAGGATTGCTGCAGAATCAGCACATGGTCTAGCTTATATGCATTCACAAGCACATATAAAAATTTTGCATGGTGATGTGAAGCCAGCAAACATTCTCTTGGATGAGAACTTCGCGCCGAAGATCTCAGACTTCGGCATATCAAGGTTGATTGCGAGAGACAAGGAACATGCTGCAACAGTTATCGGTGACAGGACCTATATGGATCCAGTGTACTTACAAACAGGTCTGTTGACTGAAAAGAGTGATGTATACAGTTTTGGGGTTCTCATCCTAGAGCTTATTAGCAGGAAGAGGGCCACTTATTCTGACAACAATAGCTTGGTCAGCAGTTTCCTTGATGCTCACAAAAAGGGGGAGAAAGCCACTAAGCTATTTGACAAGGACATTGCTTCTAAAGAAAATTTGGAAGTTCTTGATAATCTCACGGAGATTGCTGTGGAATGTCTTAACCTTGATGTCGACCAAAGGCCATCAATGACAGAAGTGGCAGAACGCCTTCTCATTCTAAACCGATCTCGTAAGTTGTAA